The uncultured Treponema sp. genomic interval ACTCTTGAATCTGGAGCATCATAATGCTTAAGATTTTTTATTCCATTTGACAAAAGCCAGTTTTCAAGCGCCGCGCATTTTTTTTCTTCGCCCTCGCCGCCGTTTTCAGGAGCAAGAGCAGGAATAGAAGTCAAAAGTTTTTCAAGCTCCACCATGCTGCAAGTATTGTTTTCTATGTAATTTTTTATTTTTTCAAAATCAGAATTCATTTTTGTGTCCTAGAATATTTTTGAAAAATTATAAAACAAAAAAGCCGCCTGTTTCAACAGACGGCTTTTTACAAAACTAATTTTCGTTGTAGTACTTTAGGTAAGCGTCATAGGTTGACTTTATCAAAGTGTCAACATCGCTGTACTTTGGTTCCCAGCCAAGAACTTCTTTTGCAAGTTTAGAAGAAGCAGTAAGCTGAGCCGGATCTCCTGCGCGCCGACCAACATATTCAGCAGGAATTTCTTTTCCCGTTATGCGGCGTGTTGCTTCAAGCATTTCTGTAACTGTAATTCCGTTTCCTGTTCCAAGGTTGAGTGTAAGACTCTTTTTGTTCTTGGCAATGTATTCCAAAGCAAGAACGTGAGCAGAAGCCAAATCCGTTACATGAATGTAATCGCGGATGCAAGTTCCGTCGCGTGTGTCGTAGTCGCTTCCAAAAACTTTTAGCTTGTCGCGCTTTCCGCAGGCAACTTCCATCATTACAGGAAGAAGGTTCGCCGGATTTCTTTCAAGTCCGTAAATAACGCCTTCAGGATCGTAGCCGGCAGCATTAAAATATCTAAGAGCCGCAAATTTCAGATTCTTAAGCTTGTCATACCAGCCCATGAATTCTTCAATTTTAAGTTTTGTAAATCCGTAGTAATTTTCAGGATTTTTTGGATGATTTTCATCAATCGGAAGATACTGAGGCTCGCCAAAAGTCGCCGCGCTTGAAGAGAAAACCATGTTGAGGCAGTTGTGGGCAACGGCAGCATTCAAAATATTTAAAGTTCCATTGATGTTGTTTATTGAATATTTTTCCGGGTAAATCATAGACTCGCCGGCAGCCTTAAACGCAGCAAGATGAATAAAAGCATCAAATCCGCGGGCAAACGCTTTGTCCAAATCTTCCGGGTGAAGAATATCGCCTGCAATGAATTCATTCTTCTTAAAAAGATTCTGGATAAGTCCGCTTGAAAGATTGTCAAAAACCGTAACTTCGTGGCCTTTTGCCATAAGCTCTTTTACAACGTGGCTTCCGATATATCCTGCGCCACCAATAACTAAAACTTTCATTTGCTCCTCCATCTTGGATTAAACTAAAAATATAATAATCCAATAAAAGTAATTTTTCAATTTATATTAAAAAAATTGCGCAACAAATTGCACAAAACTTTCATCACGAAACTCAAGAAAACGCCTCAAGTTTTTCCGCGGCACAAAGCCACTGAGCATTAAGCTCTTCAAGTTCCGAAGCGATTTTTGAAATTTGCGCCTGAACAGATTTTGCAGTTTCGCCATTTGAATAAACTTCCGGCAATGAAAGCTGATTTTCAAGTTCGGATTTTTTTTCTTCCGCCTCAAGAATCATGGCTTCAAGTTTGTCCGCTTCTTTTTGAATTTTTCTTTTTTCGGACTCGCGCTTTTTCTGCTCTTCCCAAGAAAGTTTTGATTCAGTTTTTTGCTCTGATTTTTTTGCTTCGGGAACTGAATTTTTTTCACCTTCCGCAGACTGCTCTTCTTCAATGCGCTGCATATAATATTTGTAGTCGCCGACA includes:
- the galE gene encoding UDP-glucose 4-epimerase GalE — its product is MKVLVIGGAGYIGSHVVKELMAKGHEVTVFDNLSSGLIQNLFKKNEFIAGDILHPEDLDKAFARGFDAFIHLAAFKAAGESMIYPEKYSINNINGTLNILNAAVAHNCLNMVFSSSAATFGEPQYLPIDENHPKNPENYYGFTKLKIEEFMGWYDKLKNLKFAALRYFNAAGYDPEGVIYGLERNPANLLPVMMEVACGKRDKLKVFGSDYDTRDGTCIRDYIHVTDLASAHVLALEYIAKNKKSLTLNLGTGNGITVTEMLEATRRITGKEIPAEYVGRRAGDPAQLTASSKLAKEVLGWEPKYSDVDTLIKSTYDAYLKYYNEN